From the Lathyrus oleraceus cultivar Zhongwan6 chromosome 4, CAAS_Psat_ZW6_1.0, whole genome shotgun sequence genome, one window contains:
- the LOC127074235 gene encoding non-specific lipid-transfer protein A: protein MKNLSMILTFLVLFLLSMEKVHGFDCGAAETSLLSCKPFLIGQDNKPPTSCCLGVRFIESSAPTVEERRAACECLKRLANQISNFRDDLAASLPELCGVHLGYTISRHMDCNNIP from the exons ATGAAGAATTTGAGTATGATTCTGACATTTCTAGTTCTATTTCTCCTCAGTATGGAGAAAGTGCATGGTTTTGATTGTGGAGCAGCAGAGACATCTTTATTATCTTGTAAGCCATTTCTCATCGGTCAGGATAATAAGCCACCAACTAGTTGTTGCCTTGGCGTTAGATTTATAGAATCATCAGCACCCACTGTTGAAGAACGTCGTGCCGCATGTGAATGCCTAAAAAGATTGGCTAATCAAATCTCTAACTTTAGAGATGATTTAGCTGCCTCACTTCCCGAACTTTGCGGTGTTCACTTAGGTTATACTATAAGTAGACACATGGATTGCAATAA CATTCCTTGA